tGAATCATATAAATGTAAACAACAGGAAGGATTATGTTGGATTTATTTACAACCTAGTTCATATTCATAAACAAATATAACGAAGTACAATAATGGAATtcagatttgattttttttcttccgTGACAagaatcttagaagatatgatattatattcttagagatttgatggtaggtaaactttaatctcgtccgtcgatgtaattgtatcttgaccgtcggttttgggggagctcaagtataaatagagagcctccccctcatttgtactcactccattcattgtttcattattctttgtgaataagagaatagagagcatttactcaaacactttgtgtgcgtccctttcttttgttctttataagcttcttttggcataagtttgcttccgctgtacgagttggtgccttggaggagttcttaaggaatcctcattcgagtaaaggctgacttgggcgagtttggacgagcgaatcgcctaaggccgcacggatcgcgagaCGAAAGGTCCAGCCCCGTGACAAGTTAAAGATTTAATTTCCAAACATTAAAAATGCGATTACGCTATGAAGTAAGGCTTATTCATTATCACagatgatttttcagtacaaaGTGTATACCTTTAGGAACTTTTGACATACAAATTGTGAACATAATATAGAGCTTTGATACTCAGATTTTGTATTTGAGGTATTGAGCAACAGTGAGAGGTTTAGGGCCGCCAAACCAGTTAATCATGAATATGTTTTCGATCTTAAGTTTGAAGATCCGGAAGTTATGACTCTTAGGCCACCCTGTTGATCAACGAATGCAACTTTGGTCGCTACACCAAGTAAATGATAGTCATTTTGGGTTTGGGTTAAGAATTACCTTTCATCTCTGGATGCTTTGTGAACAAGGCAGTTTGAGCAAATTTCGTCTCTTTGGAGTTTGCATCAAGCAGTACCAACTAAAACATCAAAAACACAACCCAATTCAGTTCAAGTTTCATTGCAAAAGTCGATGTGTGTGTGACTGGTATTTATAGCAAATGTACCTTTCCTGTGAGTGTGATTTTTGCACAAACAGGGTTCTCTGGATCCGCATTTCCACAAGTTCCGAGCGGATACTCACTGATTGTGAGGGAGGACCGGTGGTCTTTCAATGCATTTCTTGCGGTGGGATCAAGGGTTGTCAGGTAGAAATAGGGGATGCCAGTGCTTTTGTCCACTACCCCATCGCTAAATGAAACAACATTCCTGCAGCACGAGTTCATGAAGTAGGGGAAAATGAAGGGCCATAACAGAGTATCACGACATATTCGGACATTGCAAATACCCATAATAGATCAGGTGATGGACAAGCATAAGGTCTTGAAAGTAATAAAGCCGAGCTTAAATATGAGGAATATCTTCAATTCATTAACAAAGAATAAAAAGTAGGTTATGAAAACTTACCCAAATGGTGATCCTCCCAATTCCATTGATATTGTACtgcaaaatttaaaatgaaaaataagccAATCCTACACAACAATATTTTCGTATGTTACTCCACTTTGGTAGTGAAAATACAACATAGGTGTGTTTGATTTTGTCTTTAAAGATGTTCATGTATTAATAGTTTAAACTATATATGTCTGATTCGAATATTAAAGATAAgtattttaccattttaaggaAAATGAAGTGTATAAACTAGAACTTAATTCAGTAATAAAACAGGAAATTGAACTGATGGATTTATCTCAGCATTTCGAAATAAAGATTTTCGTAGAAAGATTATAACCTTAAAATCCCCCAGCTACCCTGGGAGACCAACCAACGAGCATAACCAGCAGCATTATCTCTGTCAGGTTTTGGTGAAGCTAACAACAACCTTCCCTCACAACAATCTTGAAGACCCAGAAAAATCAAGAACAAGAAACAGTAAAAGCATTTACTTTTCATGCTCTTTGTTTCTGTATGAGTCTGTAAGAAAGATAAAGATGAACTCAACTCAACTGGACAGAATATCTGTAATTATGCATAAAAAATTGCCATTTTAAAGACAAGTATCGGGCAATGGCAAGTAATTCAACGTTTCTGTTTGTGTAAGCTTTCAAGTTATCTGTCCCAAATAAGATTTGACCATTGTAACCGTTTAAAAGAAGGGGTGCTTTAGTCCTCTGCTGTCAAGAACACGATATGATACCATCATTTTTTGCTTCTGAGGATTGTACGTTTTGTCAAACTCACCATCTTtgctaattttttataaaattaacatgtcTGAAATAGAATCGTAGAAGATTGGCACTGAATAGAATTTGTAATTTTCTTTACGAGTAGCAGATTATTGGTCAACCCTTTGACCAATGTACCttcaaactatttttatttatatataattaatcatataaatattaaaaatgtatatatttatagttttttaatCTTAATGTTTATTAACATTGAACTCTAATTGAATTGGTGTCACAAATCAACAGTCACTATATCAATTgtaaaaattagtaaaattcctttttatgtttaaaataaattatattattatgaggATACTTTTAtctttctatatttttaataaaatcaattcaaatcttaTATATGATTAACTATTAGTCTTTATAAAAGGTATAAAAGTTAAACTTTATCATTTAAACCAaatcttttttgttgttttttttagtatattttaatattattacactagaatattttcaatcaaatcgTTGGTAGTTATATCTATGCttctatactattattttaagTGCGTGATAAGATTTGTGGTTCGAGTCAATGTAACACCAACTCGATcaagaaaaatatcaaaaaaccaaattttaaatcaTTATTAGATATAACGTAAAGGGTGTTTTTTGTATTTTCATCccttaaataaacttaaaaaaatacaaagagaTTTGAACTATTTTAAATTGTTAAGTTTACCATTTTAATTAaaacctattttttttattatatatgagttttcacataaaatatattttcaccCATATTGGGAGCTATGTATTtttcttactattatttaagtgtGTGACTGAATTCGTGTCACGAGTCGAATCGATAATGGAATTTGAATtcctttaaatttaattttactcacaatttaaactacttgttttattttaattttgaatgttattgttattagtttcaaataatatatttcattatttatgttatttttaaacttaCATTTATACTTTAAATGTGCAATTTTCACATAAGTGTGTGATAAAATTACTAGTATAGATAAATGTGGTTGCCTTTGATTGAGTTAGTGTTGTAATTCAACTTAGACCAACTTAATCATtgaaattattagaaaatttatttttaagaaagtaataaataatatttttataagtagGTTTTTTATTAAATGTTGCCTAATATCCAGAAATTAAACATAGGATTGCAGAGGGTTTTTATAAGTAGGTTAGCACTctatttatgatttatatcaatatttttaacATTGAATTTTTCTTTCATCTACGTGATAACATTTTGCTTGCATGTTAAGTAAAGTTTCCTGACATTTTGACatgttaaataaatttaatttcattatatattcttatcatatttgttttttttatataatacctaAAACTACTCATATTCCTTTTCCAATACTTAAATAAGAGGTTCAGTACACTAAAACCCACGTTTTcctatattgacaataatatcaatgccaatcgaattaaaactcaatcaactataaaatattatttctaaacctatacttataatttaagtacaTAATTTCCACGTAGCAACGTAGCATCACTAATCTAATCTAATTAATTTCAGATTTATATAGTGTTTAATCGTTTTCAGTTCTCCCAAACGGCAGTTATGGATTTCGGTTTCAACTTACTGTTAGAGTCACGTAGATCATCCTAAATCCACCAAGATTCTTGCTTGTGGGTTATATTGTGTACGTCATCATATTATATGGTTATAACTGACATACAAGTAGGCAAAGAGGAGAGTTTAAAACAAATTTGGTCGATTTACTTCGGAtcctattcaaataataaaatggttctttatttgaatttatccatcaaattcaaaaaattatttttctattttaatatgctaaaattatttatcattaaattctatataaaattttaatttctattaatgAAATAATAGTTTAAGTCGAATTAGGTGGattcaaaataaaaacaacaatccAAGTCTGACCTATAATAGTAACTTGGAATATTACTGTGTTGAGTGgtttgattatattttaaaacattttgtaagaaaataatagtaatttttaataatttaatttaatttaagtaattaaaataaatttaaaagagaaTTGATATATCATTTATATACAGAGAGACTAAGACGTGGGTACAAAAGATTCCCGTACCGATTTTTGTCGACACAATTAAAGTTTTAATGGAAAATCATAAGAATACATGAggatgtttattttttttgtatataccAATTCTATTTAGTTTATTTGCACTTAAAGtaatttataattctttaatttttatagcagtattttatagtaaattttagtaataaatttttaGTGTAGTAGAAAATTGACCCCTAAATTATATCTTGATTTTcaaattaatagttaaaatatttttttatcaaaaaaaaagtgtatgtttaattaataataatgtaTCATACTGGTTGatgttgtttttttaaataagctGAGACgattaataatttaagtaatatttatgaTAAAAACCTTTAAAATCAATCTTTCAATTTGGATACAGTTTTAATGGTAAATGTATGTAACTATGaaaatttagtctttaacattTTGTTTCTAAGCTCATAAGATATTTTATACatttactaaaaaataaagaatattatACATTCTTTATGTTTGAAAAACAGAAGTAATATTTTTTTGTGTAACTAAAGTATCTTCCCAACAATATTATTTACAAGAGGCAAATATGTATTATCATTAtactcaatattattattaacaaaAGTATTATTTATTCAAtctaaatcattaaaaaatattaaattagaatatttcaatgacaataaataaaaatgtttttaaaattttccaaatataaaaaactatttatttaaaatatcataatatttcacatatttaaaaaaaaaactaattatttaaaattccATGTCTAAAACTTCCGAATGaaattaaactaatatttttattaatatgttattCAATTGAAATTTTCCTTCCTGCTTCAAtatagtttattttaaatattccaaatttctacttttaaaaaaaaatattaatattcatgTTTATGTTTTACACATTTTTAATTTTGTGGTGTAAATTATGATGATAGTTTCAAGTATTATTGCACCCACAATTTCTGATTACAAAGCAAGTAACCCTTTTGTTTGTACATGCCATATAATGTTAATACGTTAGAAAGAACTTGAAAGATGAAATGTGTGGCAGATTTTTTGGGTGTTGAAGAGATGAAATGTGTTACGATGAAATTAGTTTCTTGGGTTTTATGAACCTAACTTGAAATGTTTGCAGTTTGGTGTTGAAATGCGTTGTAgatgaaatcaaatttttttccGGAGGCATTTTTTTCTCTTAAAGAGTAGtaaattttgaacatttatttGACAGAGTTCAAACTTTAATGGGAAAGAAGATTTGAATATTTGAGCGGAAAAGTCGTTGAATTgctgagaaaaaaaaatggagtTTTCTCGGGAAAATAtgggttattttatttattttttgggcgCTTGCTACTGCTTAATGCATGGAAAGATTCAAAAGAGCAACAATTCGTAAGGATAAAAGTTAATTAcgaaattgatagaatttttaaaGTTAACATGCACTGGTGGTAATCAAACCATTTGTAATTTGTTTAGCCTTcaagaaaagttaaaaaataatgatttaattatttaaaattttctgatTTTGGTCATCAGCCATTAAATTACTTACGGAAGATAATTTGAtagcttttaaaattggcataaaaaaaactttaattgtcaatatttatacattatgtcaatttagtctttattctaataaaattaaccctcaacatttacacattgtgtaatttagcCTTATTTatagttttgtttttctttgtgacattgatggttaattttaaaagaatgagaaaaataaaactaCGAAAAAACGACAAATTACACAATacgtaaatgttgagggttaaagttactattaggccaattttaaaaattgtcacATCATCTTTCTGTCAACCATTTAACAACTAGGAACCAAAAAGGGTAAAATCGAATAGTTGAATAACTATGTTGTAACTTTTCATTATTGGGTGACCAAACAAGAAACTTACCAATAGTTGGGTCGCTACTATAGTTTActctatttttaaatatgaatggttaaatttgttgaattatttagaattaggaccaaattaatTGAAAGAATGTGTAAGTGCTTGCGAACTACATGTGTTATTATACCACttagaaaaatgtcactttagcAATTTCGTTAATAATTTAACATATTGTAACCAATACGAAACCGAACAATAACACAAGTGACAAAATTGGAAGTTTTTATTGCTCggtgaacaaaataaaaatattgtaacaccccatacccgacccgATCATCAGATCCAAGAATGTGATGTCACATTACGTTGTCATAGCAACTCAAGCTAATCCATTTCATTATCACAcaatttaaattatactttaactTTCAAACCAATTTAAACATCAATCATATTCACAATTAATCATTTGTAATGATTAAGTTTTAAATTCATTGTTATACATGGTTAGGAAATGTCAAATGTAGAGTTAGGACTCAATCCAAACTCAAATGTCAAATTTTAAACTCATGTCTCAAGATAAGGATTTCTATGCCTCGAGACAGGTCATAACTTATTTCAAGATTTTTAGCTTCAAAGTTTGCATGTCATGTAACACGCGAAACCCAACCTTATGATAGAATCCGAGTTTGATGTGTCACTACTCAAAATCGGACTAGCTTAAAGCAAAACAATTTGGTGGAAGctttataaaattattacaaagttatacatataaacatatgaTAGTTGTGGTTTTACTAAAGTTTGAATGAAATCATTAACAGTTTGAAATAAGGTTCAAACTATTTGGCGTATAAGTTCAAATATAATAACTTCATTAAACAAATTACAATAATTCAAATCTAGACATTGATACTTAATAGAAATCTTGTAAAAAATAGAgtcttataaaaataatagtttttttatatagaccatttccaaaatacattTTTATGCCACCCCTAAGAGTCATGCAtgatacaaaaaaaaatagtCAACTCCCAATAGTAGCAGCACTCTGGCGTAGTCCTTCTAATAAAGTTTTCCTTTAGTTAACAAGCCTGAGAAGGAAAATATAAcagagtaagttcatatgaacttagtgagttccaagaAGAAATCATATATAACATTACTTACAGTACAACAAAACCTTTCAATGACACTTACACACAATGAACATAGTATGCCCAATGCGTATACAGAACACAGACAGACTGAGTACGCCAGCTTACTTAACACATGGGTGTATACTATAAGCCAACTTAAAATAACTTAGATAACCCATGTTCATGCTAGCCACATACCTGAAATTCAAAATCAGAAGCATATCATACATTCTCCTTTTCATACATTTACCCCTTTAACAccttatatcattttcattcaaaatagCATGTTTTATCGTGATCTGCTAATTCGGTTTGCAATATAGTTGCCTTATCAGAGGCTACACAAACATATCTCTttatctccaccactatatatcagatcatatcatacatatcagaaGTAGATGGTAGTGGTTTAAGCATGAAGAATATCACTTACTTCATATCACAAATAGACTGAACTCAGATTGATGACTTTGGATAATCATTATCCACATATACATTTTTCATCTATTACAGAGGATGATTACTTATCTTATAGAAATTATACAAACAAGAAATTTACAACacatggaagtaagaaggaactcactagaaaTTCTAGCACAATATACAAAACAGGTCATTTGCCTTTATCACTTGGACCTTCGTTAGCTTTTTGAGCTAAAAGAAAGATATTTATACATATCATATCATCAATCTATCAAATTTGAACATGCAAGCAAGAATCAACCATGCTTATTCCCAAATCAGGAAGTTTCCTTCTTCACACACCATTCTAATATTTATGCATGAAATACGAAAAACACGTAATTGACTTCATAATATAGAAATGCTTTGAGATTTAATAATTCGACATTTGTAAATATCCTTTAAATTAATGCTGATTTATTGATAgtgcatattttatttaattaataattatttatttaaattatttatttgctaCTAATAATAATTGATACCTAAAATTTAACTATCTGGTTTTATTCATTTGTTGTAGataagattaatttaattttatctttaaaagtAATTTATTGTTGTTTAGACTaaattattattagtataattaTTATGATCATCATttgtatgaataaatgaatattatttatacttattttattttacgtgtcaaaaaattagtataaataatattcatttatttatattattttattcattattacaAAAGAATCCctgttatttaattttgtttttgaaaatgtaTTTTGGATTTTGTGTTCTTTTTAACTGTTGATTTGATGACCcagttgaaattaataaaaagatGAGGCTTTGATTTGTTTTTGTGTTCAGTGGTTAAAACATGTAGGCTTAGTGACACAAGGAGCAAATGAAGAAAACAAATGCTAGATTAGCATTAAATGATATAATGTTATTTCTTACTTTTATCTGTATCAAGGAAGAAACTCGAAACTTACAATTGGATCATGCTAATTtaacaataaataatataagaTAGGAAAGCATTGTCCTGTGGATTTggcttatttcttatttctttgttttttttatttttgcagtaCACTATCAATCGAGTTGGAGGGATAACCATTTGGTAAGTTTTGTTGACTTGCTTTGTTAATGAAATGAAGATGCTCCTCATGTTTAAGTTCACTTTTGTTCCTTTTAGTAGCTTATGCGTATTTAAAATGTCCAAACATTTGATACTCAAAGCTAGTTGCCCAAACATGTTGTGATACTCTCTTATGGTCCTACATTTTCCCCCCATTCAACACAATGTTAAACTTGTGCCACAGGTATGTTGTTTCCTTTAGCGATGGGGTACCGGATGAAAGCACCGGCATCCCCTATTTCTACTTGACAACCCTTGATTCAACAGCAAGAAATGCATTGAAAGACCATCGATCCTCGCTTACACTCAGTATCCGCTCGGAACCTGCAGCACTTTGTACCCAGAGAGCCCTGCTTGTGCAAAAATCACTCTCACAAGTAAGGTATATCGCTATAAGttacatgtgtgtgtgtgtgttaatTTGATTCATACGAAAATTTGATTGTCTTGTGGTGTTTTAGTTGGTATTACCTGATGCAAACTCGAAAGAGTCAGAATTTGCCAAAGCTGCCTTGTTCACATATTATCCTGAGATGATAGGTAATTCttaaacccaaaaccaaaatgaTTGTCCTTCACTTGGTTTCCTTTCTTTATTGCAATGACGGAATTCGTAATCATTGATGGACAGGGTGGCCTAGCAGTCATAACTTAacagtttttcaaactcaatataGAAAACATATTCATAATCAACGGCTTTGGTGGCCCTAAACCT
The sequence above is drawn from the Gossypium hirsutum isolate 1008001.06 chromosome A05, Gossypium_hirsutum_v2.1, whole genome shotgun sequence genome and encodes:
- the LOC107961463 gene encoding protein CREG1; its protein translation is MKSKCFYCFLFLIFLGLQDCCEGRLLLASPKPDRDNAAGYARWLVSQGSWGILSTISMELGGSPFGNVVSFSDGVVDKSTGIPYFYLTTLDPTARNALKDHRSSLTISEYPLGTCGNADPENPVCAKITLTGKLVLLDANSKETKFAQTALFTKHPEMKGWPKSHNFRIFKLKIENIFMINWFGGPKPLTVAQYLKYKI